GCAGAAGGGCCTTCGTGATGTTCACGGTGCCCCAGAGGTTCACATCCATCAGCCAGCGCATCTCCTCCATCGAGGACTGATCCATGTCGCCGAGCATGGACGAGCCGGCGCACGTGATGAGCGTCTGGACGTGCGGGTGGGATGCCGCGATCTCGGCCGCCACCGCGAAGACCGCGTCGTCGTCGGTCAAGTCGATGGTGTGGATCGTATGGCCCGTGCCCGTCAGATCCGCGGCCAGCGCCGCGAGCCCCTCGGCGTTGCGGTCGAGGAGGGCGAGACGCGCACCGCGACGGTCGAGTTCGCGCGCGATCTCGGCGCCCATGCCGCTGGCCGCACCCGTGATCACGCTGGTCCTGCCTCGCACGTCGAGCCGTCGCATCCGGTTCATCCTCGTCCTTCCGCACTTTCGTTGGAACGATTCTCGCCGCCTCGAGGCTGCGCCGCGGACAGGTACCCTCGGGGGAGGGGGTTTGCGCGCATGGGAAAAACCGCGGATGCCGTCGCCGAAGGCGTATCCATCGCGTCCGCGGCGGCTCGACTCTCCGTGCGCAATCACATCCTGGTGCAGACCATCGGGCAGGATGTGCCCTTCGACGGCGCAGCGGTCGGGGCCTTTGCGCGCGATACGCTCATCGCGCTCGCTGACGAACAGCAGGCTGCGGCCGACCTCGCCAAGAAGCAGCGCAAGAAGGCGTGGGGGAAGTACTCCGATCCCGACGGCACGCACGACTACCGCGACCGCGACACCCGCAACCTGCGCAAGCGCTACCGGCAGTACGTGGGCGTCGCGAAGGAGTTGCGGCAGCGCGCGGAGGATCCGGAGGCGATCGGCGGCCTGGTCGAACAGGCGCGAGATGCCGCGTGGGGCGATGTGGAGTCGAACCTGGAGCGACGGCTGAACGTCGAGGGGATGCGCGCCGACGTCGACCCCGACTACGCCACGATGCGCGCGGCGCGTATGCAGGCGCTTCGCCTCGTCGATCTGCCGCGTCTCGCGTCCCACCGTCGCGCGCTCACGCGCGGGCACGATGCGCAGGACGATCCGTCGGAGGACGAGTAGTTTCATCGTCATGAGCGCGGACTCGCACGTCGTGAACTTCCCGCCGGAGCATCCGCTCGTTCGTCGCGTGCGGTCGCTGGCCGAGCGGTATCCGGAGTGCGCGGAGGTGATGGCGCACGGCCGCTGCACGTTCCGAGCGGGGAAGCGGCAGTTCGCGCTCGTCGGGGTGGGGGAGACCTCCGCGGTGGTCTTCATCCCCGATCCGGATGAGCGCGACGCGCTGCTCGAGCGCGACGACGTCTTCGTACCGCCGTACGAGGGGGCGTACGGCTGGCTCGCGATCCGGATCGACGCGGCATCCGGTCCGTGGGACCTGATCGAAGAGCTGCTGGATGCCTCCTACCGACGCGTCGCGCTGGTCAGGCAGTTGAAGGCGCTCGACGCGGACCCGGTGGTGGAGATCGAAGAGCTCTGAGATTCTGAGCGCATGAACACGCTGTACGAGGAGGAGATCCGGGGCCATCACGCGATGCGCGATCTCGTCCTGAGCCTCGTGTCGGACGACGATCTGGCCTGCACACTGCCGGGTCGCAACCCGTCGCTCGGCGAACTGCTGCTGCAGCTCGGCGACGTCGAGGGGGTCTACACGCACTCGTTCGAAACGTCCACGCTCGACTGGACGCATCGGCACGTGCCGCACCCGTCGCCGACCACGGTTGCCGAGCTGCGAGCCTGGTTCGACGTGCAGGACGCGGCGATGAAGGCCGCGATGGACGCACTGAGCGTCGACGAGCTCCACGTCGATCGGATCGACCGAGGCGACGGCTTCATCGCGTCGCCGTTCGTCCAGCACGAGATCTACCGCGAGGCGGTGTACATCTTCTACGGCAAGCTCAGCGTGTACCTGAAGGCCCTGGGCATCGACGCCGGGCCGGTCTGGGGCGCGTGGGTGGGCTGACTCCGCGGGTGGCTCCCGCTCCTCCGGCTCGATTCGTGCCGTGGGCGAGCGTGGGGTATTCTGGACGCTGGCCTGCTCGCAAAGCGGCCATGCGCCCGTAGCTCAATGGATAGAGCATCTGACTACGGATCAGAAGGTTGGGAGTTCGAGTCTCTTCGGGCGCACACTGTGTTGAGACAGTAACCCACGAAAACCCGCGGAATTCCGCGGGTTTTCGTGTTCTCCAGAGTGCTATGACCCGCGGGATCTCGGCGAGTTCTTCGTCTGATCGTGAATCAGGGAAGTCTGCGGAGGGGACCAAGGGGCTGCGAATTCGCGGGGTCCATCGGATGACGATGCACTCGCATCTGATCGCACAAGTCCAAGATACGGAGTCGCGGGGCGATGATTCGCGAGGTGGGGGAGTGCGTGGACGGCTCCGGGGGACCGCTGCCCCAACCGCGTCCGCGCCTGTGGCGGAGCCCACCGCTGAGAAGGGGGGATAACCGTATGCAGATGACCCGCAAGGGCACCCCGTTCTCGAACGAACCCTGGTTCACCGCCGACCCCGAGTTGCGCAGCTTCGACGAGAGGCGGGCAGTCAGCGCGTCGTGGTCGAGATCGTGAGCCGCTCGTTCGAGCCGCGGATCACGAAGGCTACGGTGGCGAGGGCGAATACTCCGGCGGCGAGGTACAGGATCGACCCGAATCCGGCAAGTGGTCCGGGTGTGCCGTGGGCGACGGCGAAGGTGGAGAAGTCCCAGAGGCCGTGCAGCACCATCGCCCAGATCAGCGTGCCGGTGGTGCGGCGGAGAATGTAGAGGATCGTACCGCCGAGGAAGGCGAATCCGACCTGCTGCAGGGTCGGCCCGATCGCCTGGCCGGACAGCGAGTTGACGAGGTGCATGAGTGCGAACAGGGCGGTCGTGATGAACCATACCCATCCTTCGCCGAGTCGACTGCGTAGACCGGTGAGGAGGAGGCCGCGGGTGGTGAGTTCTTCGGTGAAGCCGACGAGGATCAGCACGAGGGAGGCGGCGAAGAACGGCCCGTCGTAGGAGCCCCAGTCGGTGGAGGCGAGGTTGATCAGCAGAGCGACTGCCATGAGGATCGGGGCGATGATCGGCCATCGGACGCTGCGGTGCCGGTCGAACAGCGCCGGCCGCCACCATCCGAGCAGTGTCGTCGTGATGGCCAGCAGTACGGCGGCGACGATCAGGGACAGTCCTGCTCCGCGGAACAGGTTGTTGCCGGACTCACCGAGCGCGGTGTACGGGACTCCGGAGAACTGTTGGACGGCGAAGACGATGATGACGTAGCCGACGTAGATGGCCAACCCGATCCACACCCGTGGACGCACCCGCAGAGTCTCAGTCATACGGGGATCCTGTCAGACCCGCGATGCTCGTTGGCGAAACACGAGAACCCGGTGTCGCGGATGGGCGCTTTGGAGCGATTCGCGTCAGAGTGGTGCGGCCACCTTCCAGCAGACCTGGAAGGTCGAGGTCGGCACACCTGTCGCCCAGTTCCAGGAAGCCCTCACCGTCGGCGGGTGTTCTCGGGCTGGTCGACCCGCCAGCCGGCTCGAGCTCAGATGGGCGCTGATACCCTGGGGCGTCCGTGCAGGAGTTTGAGGAGGTGGCACCCGTGAACGAATTGACGTTGGTGCTCTTCCGGGGAGTCACGGTCGGGCGATGAGTCGTCCGGGGGCGCCGCATATCTGCAGCGCACCCGAAAGGCACGACCATGCACTTCATTTCTGAACAGAATCTCGACGAGGGCATCACCGAGCGTGAATTCATCCTCGACGACATTTCCGGCATCTTGTGGACGCCACCGGCCGCATCCTCGGCCGCGCCGGTTCCACTCATCCTGATGGGCCAACCCGGCGGCATCGGGATGCGACGGATGTATCCCCGTCTGGCGGCACGAGCGCGCAGCGCCTCTGCGCAAGGCTTCGCTGCGGTCTCCATCGAGGTGCCCGGAGCGGGCGAGAGAACTCCGGTGCCCGGCGTGGAGCAGGCTCGAGCGGACCTCGTTCGTGCGATCTCTGCAGGCGAAGAGCCTGCCGAAGATGTCATCGACCGGCTGATACTTCCTCTCGTGGATCTGGCGGTGCCGGAGTGGCAGGCCACGCTCGACGAGGTCCTCGCCCTTCCCGAGATTGGCGAGCGGGTCGCATTCTCCGGCGGGGTGATCGCGATCGGAGTACGTCTGGCCGCGATCGACTCACGCATCGTGGCGGCGGGCCTCTTTGCAGGCAGTCATGTGCCGCGCACGACGATGGAAGAGGCGCGTCGGGTCACGATCCCGCTGCACGTCCTCCTGCAATGGGACGACGAGGGCAACGACCGCCGGATGGCCCTCGATCTGTTCGACGCCTTCGGATCGACGGAGAAGACGCTCTACGCCAATACGGGCGGCCACACGGGCGTCCCGCAGTTTGCAGGCGAGGATGCCGCCCGCTTCTTCGCCCGTCATCTCGGCGCTGCTGTTGGCTGAGCGGGCGCCGGTTCCACAGGGCCGAACGTCGAGCACGCACGCGAACGCTTCAGTGACGGATGAAGGACGCCATTACCGTATGACCCGCCCGAGCATTCGCAGGAGAAGTTCTTGGCTTTGCTCATCCCCCGGGATCTTGGGTTCGGCGTCAGGGGCGCGGGTCAGTGGCCAGCATGGCCATCAGTATTGAGTCCACCCATTCGCCGTCCCAGAAGAGTGTGTGGCGTGCGCGCCCTTCGACTCGGAAGCCGATCTTCTCGTACGAGCGCTGGGCGGCGGGGTTGAAACTGTAGACGTCGAGTGAGATGCGGTGCACTCCCGCGGTGCCGAAGGCCCATTCCACCGCAGCGCGGCCGGCCTCGGTGCCGTAGCCGCGTCCGCGGGTGGAGGTGCCCGACAGCGCGATGCGATAGTTCACGGCGAGGTTGTCCTCGTCGAGCTCGTTGAGGACCACCTCGCCGATGTAGTTCTCTGCCTCATCGAGGATGGCGAAGTCGGCGCGGTCGTCTGCTTTTGCGATGCGGTGCAGGTGTGCAAGCACCTGCTCGCGGGTGAACGAGCCGCGCGTGCCAGTCAGTCTCATCGCGTCGCCGTCAGCGAGCGCGACCATCACGTCGTCGATGTGCTCGGGTCCATGCGGGACGAGGGTCAGCCGCGGTGTCTGCAGGACTGGCGGGGTGGCGAAGCTGGTCAAGAGCGACACATCTCTGAGAATACGTGACCTTCGGGGATCCGAATCGTCTTGAGGAGGCGGCGGTGAGACGAGCGCGGTGGGTCGGTGGAGGGTGTGCGACACTCGGCGGGTGGGTGCATCGGGATTGGCTGTGGCGGATCTGCCGGTTGGTGTGGTGCGGCTTGGCCGTGATGACCGGATCCTGGAAACCAACCGGGCGTTCGTGTCTTGGTGCGGCGATGACGTGCTCGGGCGCCTCTTCTCGGACTTCTTCGTCGAAACGGAGGACTTCTTGCCCGATGAGGGCGGGTCACTGCGCCTGTGCGTCAGCCGTGTCGATCCGAAGCGGGCCGCGTTCGTGATGCGCACCGTGGACGTGGACGGCAGCGTGTTGGTCGTCATCGACGCATCCGCGCGCCGCCGGGCGGGCCAGGCGCTGCGAGCGTCTCTGCAATTGGCCCAGCGCACGCGTCACCGCCTCGAGCTGATCATCGCCGCATCGATCGCGTTCGCAGCCGCCAGGTCGGTGGACCGCTTGGCCGACATTCTCGCCACGACGACCGCTCAGGCGTTCGCCGCAGAAGAATCGGCTGTCTTCCTCGCCGATGACAGCGACACCCTCATCCTTGCAGCGGGCAGTAATCCACTTGCGGGGTACTTCGATGACACCCGTGTCAGGGCCGGTACCCGGCAGTGGCGCGAGGTCGTCAAGATCAGTGGTCCTGACGAAGCGGAGAAGGTGACGCCGGGTCTGGGTCGCGCGATGCGAGAACAGGGAGTCGAGGCACTGATCGCAACACCGATCGTGCACGCCGGCATGCGACTCGGAGCGTGGGCCTGCTTCTTCCGCCACCCTCGAACATTCGACGAGGAGGCCGTGCCCCTCGCAGACGCTCTGGCCGGTCAGGCGGGGCAGACGCTCACCACGATCCAGTTGCAGAACCAGCTCGAGCACGCCGCGTTCCACGACGAGACCACGGGTCTACCGAACCGGCGGATGCTCGAAGAACGCCCGAGGATCGACGTCGGCGGTGCGATCCTCGCGATCCTGTTCATCGACCTGGACGGGTTCAAGGCAGTGAACGATCGGCTCGGCCACGATCAGGGAGACGAGGTGCTGCGGGAAGTCGCTCGCCGACTGAGCGAGAACGTCCGCGACGAGGACGTTCTCGCTCGCTACGGTGGCGACGAATTCGTCGTGATCAGCAGCGTCGGCACCTCCTCAGATGCACAGCGCATCGCCGAACGGTTGCGCGCCGCGGTGGCATCGCCGATCGTGTCCTTGCCGGAAGGGATGGGCCTGACAGCCAGTATCGGCGTGGCTCGAACCATCGACCACGATGAGCAGCGCCCGTTGGACTCACTCATCCGCGCAGCCGACCACGCCATGTATCGTGCCAAGTCTGCCGGCGGCAACCGCGTCCAGTTCAGCGACGATCCGAACACTGACCGACCCTGAACGCGCGTGTGTCGGGCTCAGGCGGATGCATCAACATGGTCGTGGCGTCTCATGACGCGCCCGCTACTTGATGGAACCTCGGGTGACGCCGGAGATCACCCAGCGCTGGCTGAAGATGTAGACGATCAGCAGTGGCGCCATGGCCATCAGGTAGGACGCGAACGCGACGGTGTAGTCGGTGTTGAACTGGCCCTGGAAGACGTACTGAGCCAGAGGGAGGGTCCGTGCCCCCGGGTCGGTCAGCACCACGAGCGGCATGATGAAGTCGTTCCACGCCCAGACGCAGGTGAGGATGCCGACGGTGGCGTTCATGGGCATCAGCAGGGGGAAGATCACCGATCGGAAGACGCGCCAGGTGCTCGCGCCGTCGATTCGGGCGGCTTCCTCGAGCTCGATGGGGATCGAGCGGATGTATGCGGTGTAGATGAAGATGTTCAGCGAGAGCCCGTAGATCGTGTAGAGCAGGATCATGCCGACCTGGTTGTCCAGTCCGAGGATGGAGGTCTGCTTGACCAGCGGCAGCATGATGATCGGGAACGGAATGAACAGCGCCGCGAGCAGGTAGAAGAACACGCCCTTGAAGAACGGGCGATGGATGTTGCGAGCCAGTGCGTACGCGACGACCGAGCTGGTCAGCAGCGTGAAGACGACCGATCCGACGGTGATGAACGCTGTGTTGGCCAGCGCTTGCGGGAAGCTCGTCCGCGTCCAGGCATCCGCGAAGTTCTCCCATCGGATCGGGTTCGGCAGTTCGAACCCGGTGCCCTGCGTCAGCTGTTCCGGCGTCTTCAGCGCGACGACGATGGCGAGGTAGAGCGGGACGAGCACCGTCAGCGAGCAGACCGCGATGAGCGCGGTCGCCCACCAGTTCGTCCTGCGTGTGTCGTCGTCGCGCTCACTCTCGCGCTTGCGCGTCCGGGCGATGGTCGCGGTGTCGAGCTCCGGCTCGGCTTGGGCGAGGGTGGTGTTTGCATCGGTCATCAGAAGTCGGCCTCTCTGCGCTGAAGGACCCGGAATTGGAAGAGCGAGACGATCGTGATGACGATGAAGAACACCACGGCGTTCGCCGTCTGGTAGGCGAACTCGCCGCCCGAGAAGCCGCCCCTGAAGATGAGCAGCGTGACGGATTCGGTCGACGTGCCCGGTCCGCCGTTGGTGAGCGCGATGATCGGGTCGAACACCTGCAGGAACCCCTTGAGGCTCAGCACGACGTTGATCGTGAAGAACGCCCCGATCAGCGGGAAGGTGATCGAGCGGAAGGTGCGCCATGGTGTCGCGCCATCCAGCGACGACGCCTCGTAGAGTTCCGCGGGGATGGTCTGCAGCCCGGACAGGTAGATGATGATCGCGAACGCACACGACTGCCAGACGGCCAGTGCGACGATCGCCGTCCATGCCCACGTGTCATTGGTCAGGATGTTGTCGGCGAAGAGCGGGATCCCCGCGAGGATCTTCGGCAGCGAGTTCGAGAAGAAGAACTGGAACACATATCCGATGACCAGGATCGCGAGGATATACGGCACGAAATAGAC
This portion of the Microbacterium pygmaeum genome encodes:
- a CDS encoding asparagine synthase, with protein sequence MGKTADAVAEGVSIASAAARLSVRNHILVQTIGQDVPFDGAAVGAFARDTLIALADEQQAAADLAKKQRKKAWGKYSDPDGTHDYRDRDTRNLRKRYRQYVGVAKELRQRAEDPEAIGGLVEQARDAAWGDVESNLERRLNVEGMRADVDPDYATMRAARMQALRLVDLPRLASHRRALTRGHDAQDDPSEDE
- a CDS encoding MmcQ/YjbR family DNA-binding protein, which codes for MSADSHVVNFPPEHPLVRRVRSLAERYPECAEVMAHGRCTFRAGKRQFALVGVGETSAVVFIPDPDERDALLERDDVFVPPYEGAYGWLAIRIDAASGPWDLIEELLDASYRRVALVRQLKALDADPVVEIEEL
- a CDS encoding DinB family protein yields the protein MNTLYEEEIRGHHAMRDLVLSLVSDDDLACTLPGRNPSLGELLLQLGDVEGVYTHSFETSTLDWTHRHVPHPSPTTVAELRAWFDVQDAAMKAAMDALSVDELHVDRIDRGDGFIASPFVQHEIYREAVYIFYGKLSVYLKALGIDAGPVWGAWVG
- a CDS encoding CPBP family intramembrane glutamic endopeptidase, encoding MTETLRVRPRVWIGLAIYVGYVIIVFAVQQFSGVPYTALGESGNNLFRGAGLSLIVAAVLLAITTTLLGWWRPALFDRHRSVRWPIIAPILMAVALLINLASTDWGSYDGPFFAASLVLILVGFTEELTTRGLLLTGLRSRLGEGWVWFITTALFALMHLVNSLSGQAIGPTLQQVGFAFLGGTILYILRRTTGTLIWAMVLHGLWDFSTFAVAHGTPGPLAGFGSILYLAAGVFALATVAFVIRGSNERLTISTTTR
- a CDS encoding GNAT family N-acetyltransferase encodes the protein MSLLTSFATPPVLQTPRLTLVPHGPEHIDDVMVALADGDAMRLTGTRGSFTREQVLAHLHRIAKADDRADFAILDEAENYIGEVVLNELDEDNLAVNYRIALSGTSTRGRGYGTEAGRAAVEWAFGTAGVHRISLDVYSFNPAAQRSYEKIGFRVEGRARHTLFWDGEWVDSILMAMLATDPRP
- a CDS encoding sensor domain-containing diguanylate cyclase — encoded protein: MSWCGDDVLGRLFSDFFVETEDFLPDEGGSLRLCVSRVDPKRAAFVMRTVDVDGSVLVVIDASARRRAGQALRASLQLAQRTRHRLELIIAASIAFAAARSVDRLADILATTTAQAFAAEESAVFLADDSDTLILAAGSNPLAGYFDDTRVRAGTRQWREVVKISGPDEAEKVTPGLGRAMREQGVEALIATPIVHAGMRLGAWACFFRHPRTFDEEAVPLADALAGQAGQTLTTIQLQNQLEHAAFHDETTGLPNRRMLEERPRIDVGGAILAILFIDLDGFKAVNDRLGHDQGDEVLREVARRLSENVRDEDVLARYGGDEFVVISSVGTSSDAQRIAERLRAAVASPIVSLPEGMGLTASIGVARTIDHDEQRPLDSLIRAADHAMYRAKSAGGNRVQFSDDPNTDRP
- a CDS encoding carbohydrate ABC transporter permease; the protein is MTDANTTLAQAEPELDTATIARTRKRESERDDDTRRTNWWATALIAVCSLTVLVPLYLAIVVALKTPEQLTQGTGFELPNPIRWENFADAWTRTSFPQALANTAFITVGSVVFTLLTSSVVAYALARNIHRPFFKGVFFYLLAALFIPFPIIMLPLVKQTSILGLDNQVGMILLYTIYGLSLNIFIYTAYIRSIPIELEEAARIDGASTWRVFRSVIFPLLMPMNATVGILTCVWAWNDFIMPLVVLTDPGARTLPLAQYVFQGQFNTDYTVAFASYLMAMAPLLIVYIFSQRWVISGVTRGSIK
- a CDS encoding carbohydrate ABC transporter permease encodes the protein MTITQAVRSTAAETRAPKRAARIRTETKRAPSAYYWMVWPAVIAFAAFHTLPVIIGIFFSFTNYAGYGAWNFVGLSNYFNLFKDDRVLQAYGFSFLFAIVATILTNVFSLAIALGLNAKIKARNFWRGVYFVPYILAILVIGYVFQFFFSNSLPKILAGIPLFADNILTNDTWAWTAIVALAVWQSCAFAIIIYLSGLQTIPAELYEASSLDGATPWRTFRSITFPLIGAFFTINVVLSLKGFLQVFDPIIALTNGGPGTSTESVTLLIFRGGFSGGEFAYQTANAVVFFIVITIVSLFQFRVLQRREADF